DNA from Lathamus discolor isolate bLatDis1 chromosome 17, bLatDis1.hap1, whole genome shotgun sequence:
GACCATGCCCGGTGTCACATGGGGTTCATTTTTGCAGTGCCACATCCGGATGACTTTCTGCACCCCCCCAACCCTGTGCTTGCAGGTTGTGCTCCTGCAATTGCTCTCAGTCAGCATCCCTCATACCAGcacagcatcccttggagaGGGATCATACACAGACCCTACTGACTTCTAGGCTTGCAAGGGTGGTTGTTTGCAATCCCACATGGTTTTTCTCCCATTTTAGACAAAAGATAATCCCCAAGCACCTGGAGCTAGCAGCAGCTTTGGGATGCCAGGCTGGAGGTTTGGGTGCCTTTGATGCTCTGCCAAGCCCAAGCACAGCACCTTGAGTTCGCTGGATCCTTTCCCTGGAGCATCCCCCCCGGCCGCCTCCCACGTTGTGTTCAGGCTTCAGCACGTGATGGCTTTGCCAGGGCAGGATGCAGCTGAGGCAGCGTGGGGGGTACAGCAGCATCTGCCAGGCTCCTCTGGCGATCCCAGCCCCACCGCAGGGAGAGCACCCATGGGATGGGGGCTTGGATTATCCCGGGGCTGCAAACTGCTTCCTCAGTGGTTGTCATCAAAATGGAGTGTAGGATCTGTCCTGCTGGTCCCTGCAAGGCTCTTTGAAAGCTTGGGAGAGATGGTCTGGCTGCAGTCATAGAATCGGACAGGTTTGGGTTAAAGGGACatgaaagctcatccaattccaaccccctgccccgggcagggaccccttccactggagcaggttgctccaagcccctgtgtccaacctggccttgagcactgccagggatggggcagccacagcttctctgggcaccctgtgccagcgcctcagcaccctcacagggaagagcttctgcctaagagctcagctcagtctcccctcgggcaggttcaagccattccccttggcctgtccctacaggcccttgtcccaagcccctctccaggtttcctgcagcccctttaggcattggagctgctctcaggtctccccttcaggagccttctcttctccaggctgaaccagcccagctctctcagcctggctccagagcagagctgcttcaagGAGCAGTCAAAGGGATCTCTGTCCTTTGGttcttgctgctgtgtttgaatCCCTAGGGACTACTGGCACATCCATTGCTTGGGAGTGATCCCCTCCAAatccagttaaaaataaatgtatgagGATTTTTTTGGAATGAACTTTTGGAGATGCTCATTCTCTGACGAGCATCCTTCTCACCCAGGGAAGCTGGACAAGCACCTCCATGCCCTACGGACACGGGATGGTGGGAGCATGGGAGAGGTGTCATTGTTATGTCACGCTTCATCTCCTCCATCCTTGGGTTACCATGGAAACGTAAAAGTACCAAGAGCTTTTGCTGCTGGTCCATGGATGCTTGGCTGAGATCACCATCCCCCTGTGCCAGGGTGAGGTGGGGGGATTTATATTCACCCACCACATTTGTGCTCACTCCATGGCTTTAAAGGcattattttaacttcttttcccCCAGACACAGTTGGGAGCAACTGAACTGGTGCCTGCTGCCACTTTGTGGGTTGATGTGACTGAAATCCATGGATCTGAAGCTGTTGAGGGTGGATGGATGTAGATACAGGGATGAGCTCCTCTGAGGTCACACACAGCAGGAGGTCCCCATGGGGGGGAAGCAAAACCCCGCTCTAGGTCTGAAGGAGATTGGGAAACTCATGAAGTGCTTCTCCGGATGCCTCCACAgcatgctggggatggggctcTCCTGAAACgctgggctggggaaggggaggccTGGCTCGGAACGCGAGGTGCAGCAGGGGTTCCATGCCCTTTGTGCAGCACTAACATTCCACCCGGAGGTTCTGTGGCAGTTCGTTGCTCAGACATCAAAGAGAGGGGCTTTTCCAGTTGCTGCTTCCAAGCATGGGGAGCACATTCCACCTGGAATTTTCCTCCCAGCCCTGGAGTATGGCAGGGGAGGCAATGCCCTGGACCAAACCCATGGGGAGCTGTGGTCGAGGCACGTTTGCTTGTTCCATGAGAAGGGTGAGTGCTGAATCTTGCCCCGCTGGATGGGACCAGGAATGCAGCAGGGTCTGAGGGTGCTGTGGGGGCCCCAGAGGTGCTGTAGTGAGACAGATGTTGGGAGGGGATCAGGGATGCTGTAATGGCGCAGGGATGCTCTAGGATGCTGTGAGGggtcagggatgctgcagggaatgAGAGATGCCGTAGTGGGACAGGAACGCTGTTGCGATCTGAGGATGATGTGGGGGACCAAGATTGCTGTAGTGAgacagggatgctgcagtgcctgaggatgctgcagggaccAGCAGGTCCCTTTAGCATTGCTCCCCCACTATCTCTTCAAGGATGGAGGGAGCTGTCTTGGGGTGTTGAGACCTTCCTGCTTCTAGGCAACCACTCTTGTTTGGGCTGCAGATCTGGTAGCACAAGGCTGGGGGGGGGTGCTTGACTTCATTCCAAAAGCACCTCCGCCTTGGCCTGGGCTCGGGGGCAGCCTGGGTGTGCTCTGTTTTGCTCTGCATTCCCCAAACGCTTGCTTAAacagtatttgttttccttgagaGTTATTAGCTGTTTGCTTTAGATAAGTTTTGCATCAGGCCCAGCCTGTGCACGCAAGCCTTTGAAGGGATCATAAAGCCTTAAAAGAATACATCAGGCGGTGTAAAAAGGCAAACACGGGGGTGAGAATGGATTTTCCCAGTGTCTTAAGCTGGTGGGAAGTTCGGTTGGATGATTTGGCACTGGAGGAGAGAGCTGGGGGGTGAATTTGGTGCTAAATTCGGGTCCGAATGCTTGGCCTGGTGAATGGGGATGCCCAGGCTGCCCAAGGAGCATCCCCAGCCTTGGGCCGTGGTGGCTGATTTCACCTCGGGGACTTTTGTGGCCAGTTTTGCTAGGAAATAACCCCAGGAAAACACAAGGTGCTGCTTAATTTCCcctgattttgttcttttcaagcAAATCTAACATACTAAAGGATGAGACCACCCCAGCTCCTCGTCCCTGCTTGCTTAAACCTGTGGATTTAATCCTCCCTTTCGTTCCCAAGCTGGAAGGGATTTGTAGAGCCAGATATACCAATGCAGGATGAGAGCTGGGCATGGCAGGGGGATTTTGTTCCACTTTCCTGGGGTTTCCAAGTGATGGATGGGCTGAGCTGGGCGTGATTCACTGGGAAGGGGTTTGATATCTGTTTTATGGAGGAGAAGGGGTTCCAAGGGTGCTGTTCCCCTCCCCTGTTGCCAAATGGACACAGCTTTCTTTGCTCTCTATCCCATCCTGTTGCCTGTAACAGGGCTTAATTGTCCTTAATTCCCTTTTAATTGCCCTACCTGCCCTTTTTAACTATGTGACCTTCCTGCCCTTCTCATTTTGGGAGCCCGGGATGAGGAAGGAAAGAGCCTGGCTCTAGTGGGATCATCTTTGGTCCCATTTCTCCTTGTTCTTGATACACTTTGCCCCCCAAACCACTCCTCTTGACTGATTCTTGTTTGGCTGAATACATAGCCCGTTGCGGGTGGCATATACTGTGTTCGTTAGCAGTGCTTCGTTAGGCAGGGTGAGGTGCTGAGATGGGTCATGTGCCCCCCCTCCAACAAGGTGACTAATCCCTCCGAGACCAGGACTTCCATGGCTGGCCTGGGCGTGCTCCTTTCCTCTTGGCTGGGCATTTAACACCTCCTCGCCCTCTCCTCTGAGACGTGGCTGGTTGTGGGCAGGCAGAAGCTCAGTTATGGGCTGGCAAAGCCAAGCCCAGTTCTGAACTGGAATTTATCCTAGGGGTGCGGCTTATCAGGGAGCAAAGCCTCCCATGTACCCCAAACTATCTCCCAGCTGGTAAGTCTGTTCTCTATCGTTGCAGTGTTGTGGTGGGTGCCAGGGTGGCTCCGAGCTGGGCTCTTTGCTCCCTTATTCCAGGAGCAAGAGgttttggaggaagaaaaaatcaCCCCACATCCCTGGCTGGCGTTTGAGTGTACATTAAGGTTGCAGCATCCCCCTTTGCCCAGGCCAGGATGGTTGAATCGAAGGCATTGGAGGTTCCCCAAGTACGtgttgctttttgctttgaCCCCAGTCCTGTTCCTTCTGCCTGGCTCGGTGGTGGCTTGTTTGGCTTTTGTGGTGGCTGGTGTTGGTCGATTGCTTGAGCCAGGGCTGGGCTTAAAACTTGGCCGCCAGGTCACTGATTTGGGTGCTTTGGGGTGTTGTGGTTGAAACCCCCATGGGGGCTTGTTCTTCCTCTTTgattctcttctgttttgttccttttgttttggtgtttaaCCTGGGCGGCTGAGGCTCCCTGGGACCCTGGCTTATATAAACTGTACAAATCCAACCACCTCTGCAGGGCAGAGAAATGTGGCTTTAAATGGAAATCCATCAGGAAACCCTAATACCCGCTTGTCTGGGGTTGCAGATACCTCTTGGACAGGGTGTTTGGGGATGGCATCAGTGGGTTTGGACCTCATCCAAtgcctttccctctctttccctctgcagGTGACCAGCGACAGCCACAATGAGAGCTCCGGCCCTCGCCTGATGCCTCTCCTGCTGATAAAAATGATCAACAAGTCTCGTGAGTTCCATGGGGAAGGTCCCATCTCCCTTTTTCAACTGGGAATGGGGGGATTCAGGGGGATTTGCATGTGGAAATTTGGCTTTGGAGGGGGTCGGATGCTGCTTTGCTGCGGCTCCAGTTGGGTGATGGAGTACTGGGGCATCATGGTGGGATTTTTGGAGTCTGGGCTTGGGGACACGGTAGCGCTCGGGCTTTGTGGTAATAAAATGGGGTGGAGGCACCTGAAGAAAGGTATGTTCTTGTGTGGCCTTTGACGCACATTGGGCAGGAGGAAGTGACACAGAAGCCTTTGGATCCGGGACAAAACCACCCTGGCTCCGTTCCAGAGGGGGTGACCGTGCCAGCCgggccctgctgctccctggggaTAGCTGTGCAATCCTGGATCTACCAGGGCATCCCCATATCCCATCATGCAGACCCCAGGGTACCAGCTTGATggtgtttttctctctccctccatcccttgACATGCAGGAGGGAAGATACTCGGGGTGCTGGCGCTGTTTCTGGTGATGGTTTGGTACTCTATCTACCGGGAAGACAGGTACATACAGCTGTGAGTGGCTTTTATTCCAATTTGAAGGAcctcctgccctttccttcGCTCTCTGGaggcagcatcctcctgcccaGCCCATGCACGGATGCTGGAGCATCGTCTTGCTGGATCCTAGGGGACTGGGGGGCTGGCTGATGCCAGAGGAGGGGGGACACGATATGAGGTTCCCCATAGGTGTGTGTTAGGACTGGGAGCTGTGGGGGTTTTGGCAAGTGCCAGTGTTTTTCTGAGCCTAGGAAGAAGGGAAAACCCCTCTCTGTTCCCAGCCCCGTGATGGAGATAGGGAAAACAGCGTGAGGTCTGTGAGCAGAGCAAGAGAGACCTCTTCTGATGCAAACCTGCAAGCCCAGCATATAAGTACCCAAAGCAGAGCTTAAATCTGGTGGGCAATTATCTGCCATTCAGTCCCATTGAATTCAAGCCCCCATTGCCAGGACAGGGATGCAGTGGAGCAGGCAGCATTTATGTGTCTTGTTTTAACCTCTTCCTTTAcagcttttatttccctgtgCAAGAAAACAAGACGACGTGTCCCCTCGGCGAGGTGGAGAGGAAAGCGGCGCAGCTCATCGGGAAGTGAGTGTTGGGTTAGAGGGGAAAGCGGAgcccttcctccccatcccgctCTCACCGTCCCTTTGCTCCTTGGCAGTTACACGAGGGACCACCCGCTCTTCTTGCAGCTGAAGGACTACTTTTGGGTGAAGACTCCGTCGCTCTATGAGCTGCCCTACGGCACTAAAGGAAGCGGTGAGCCTCAGCATTGGGTTTCTgtttgtcctgctgctgctccctgggggTTTCACTGCCTCTTCTCAAGACCAGCTGCAGGTGGATTTTTGGGGCAGTACTGGCTTCCCCTTTACCCCCCAGACAAATAGCTTGCTCGATTTCTAGTTGTTATAGCACTTACCTACTCGCCCTGGTCCCTCTCCTATGGTTTAGGGTGGGCCAGGCTTTATAAAGCAAAGGATTATGTGGCCGGAGCTGGGATAGTGGCAGGAGGTAtctggccagggatggggcagcaccCGTTGTAGCAGGCAGGCGCTGCCTTCCTCACCTTCTCCTCACCCTTGCTTTGCAGAAGAAGTCCTCCTGCGCTTGCTGTCAATAACCCATTACTCCCTGCCCGAGAGCATCCAGAGGTAACACTGGGGTGGGTTCAGGGCCTTTTCTGTCTCCTCATCGCTCTCTTGTGGGGTGGGAATTTGCCTATCATGGATTTGAGGCAAAATGAACCTTGGCAACCCAGGGCTGGTGGCTGGAGCATGGGAAGCTTTGTGGGTTAAAGCCCCCTCCCTTGGGGGTTAAACCCACCTTGGTTTTGGAGCAGGTCTGGTTGAGAAGGGGCTTTTCTCCTGCAGACTGAAGTGCCGGAGGTGCGCGGTGGTGGGCAATGGCCACCGGCTCCGCAACAGCTCCATGGGGGAGACCATCAACACGTATGATGTTGTGATCAGGTACGGGCCCTGTGTCTGTCCCACTGATTCCCTCCCCGGTGCCACCAGCAGATGGGGTTGATGCCTCTGATGTCCCCCCTCAAGGCTGAACAATGCTCCGGTCCATGGTTACGAGCAGGATGTGGGCTCCAAGACCACCATGCGCCTTTTCTACCCGGAGTCAGCCCACTTCAACCCCAGGACAGAGAACAACCCCGACacactgctggtgctggtgccctTCAAGCCCATGGACTTCCAGTGGATGGAGGCCATTCTCAATGACAAGAAGAGGGTAAGCATGGTGGGGAACTTTATCCACCCCTCATCCCAGCCCACCCTTGGAGTCCTTCCTCTCTTACTGGGACACATCTCTATCCTCTTGCAGGTGCGGAAAGGGTTTTGGAAACAGCCCCCGTTGATCTGGGATGCCAACCCGGAGCAAGTCCGCATCCTCAACCCTTATTACATGGAAGTAACTGCTGCTAAACTGCTCAACCTCCCCATGAAGCAGCCGCGGAAGGTCAAACAGGTAAGGGGGTGGGATGGCCGGTCCCCATACACCCCCCTTGAGGGGTGATGGCCTCCATGGTGCAACTCAGTGAAGGCCATGACTCTTTGTaagccttttcttcctccctctccctccagaAGCCCACCACGGGGTTGTTGGCCATCACCTTGGCGCTGCACTTCTGTGACCTGGTGCACATCGCGGGCTTTGGCTACCCTGATTCAGCCAACAAGAAGCAGACCATTCACTACTATGAACAGATCACGCTCAAGTCCATGGCAGTATGTGTTAGCCCTCCACTTTGCCCATGTTAACCCCTATTTTCACCCCAGGATGGGGATTTTGCCCTAAGAATGACACTAAGCAGTGTGGGATTCTCTTCCCCATGGGGACCCCTTACTCCCCTGCCATGATGGGTGTTGATGTGCTAGGAGAAGTTAGATGATGACTTAAAGCCATGGTGGAGATTTGGGTTTGGTTAATGTGAGGGGGCTGGGAGGGTCTTATCCCTTCTTTTGGGGGAGCTCGTCGCTTGAGGTGAAGGCATCAGCTCCCCTCAGTGCTGGTGGGACGGGCAAGGCAGAAGGCTGGGAAGCGGCAGAAGGAATATGGGTCTCACCCATGTCATGTCCTGTAGGCATCGGAGCACAACGTCTCACACGAGGCAGTGGCCATCAAGCGGATGCTGGAGCTGGGCCTCATCAGGAACCTCACCTACTTCTGAGGGCACCGGGGGCTGCGCAGGGACCACATCCCCCATTGGAGGGGGACGCCAACTCCAGCGAGGGCAGAGCATCGTCCCCTCACCCTGCCCTCGTGGGACTCTTGTTGCTGGGGAGCCTGTGCTGGACCGCGGGTACCCTCAGCAgaggcggggtgggggggggcgcAGGGAGCCCCCGCATCATACCCGGAGCCTTTTCCTACCGATGCACTGATGCTACCGAGGACCTAAAGgggtttttgggggtggggtCTGCCCTCCCAGCGGGCCTGGGGGGCAAAGGGAGGTCAGGAGCCCTTCCCCTGGGCTCTTACACTTAATTCCCTCCTATTCGGACGAGGGCCTCACTGAGGGGCTGATTTGGGGGTCCTGGGATCCCCCCAGGGAGCAGGAGCCTTCAGGGGGTCCATGtcacctcctccctgcccaggttCCCCCCGCCCTAGATATTTAATTCcccctctttttatttcctttctccttggCGGCCCCATCCTGTGCCTTAGCGCTGGCGCGGGGGCTTGTCCCCGCAGCCCCCCCCCGGGGTGGGGGCACCCCGAGGTGCCTGGCCTTGGGGTCCGCAGGGgcctttttgggggggggggtgtggaagtttaatttaattaatttaaatgcttatttatCGTGGAGCTTCTCCTGGGGCTTGTGTGTTGCTCATGGCGGGGGGTGAGTATGGGTGAGTGTGAGATGGGGCCACCCCACCATGTCCCCTTACCTGCTGTGCTACCCCATCTCCTGGCTTCTGT
Protein-coding regions in this window:
- the ST3GAL4 gene encoding CMP-N-acetylneuraminate-beta-galactosamide-alpha-2,3-sialyltransferase 4 isoform X5, producing the protein MVESKALEVPQVTSDSHNESSGPRLMPLLLIKMINKSRGKILGVLALFLVMVWYSIYREDRYIQLFYFPVQENKTTCPLGEVERKAAQLIGNYTRDHPLFLQLKDYFWVKTPSLYELPYGTKGSEEVLLRLLSITHYSLPESIQRLKCRRCAVVGNGHRLRNSSMGETINTYDVVIRLNNAPVHGYEQDVGSKTTMRLFYPESAHFNPRTENNPDTLLVLVPFKPMDFQWMEAILNDKKRVRKGFWKQPPLIWDANPEQVRILNPYYMEVTAAKLLNLPMKQPRKVKQKPTTGLLAITLALHFCDLVHIAGFGYPDSANKKQTIHYYEQITLKSMAASEHNVSHEAVAIKRMLELGLIRNLTYF
- the ST3GAL4 gene encoding CMP-N-acetylneuraminate-beta-galactosamide-alpha-2,3-sialyltransferase 4 isoform X3, encoding MLRVLSGRRGLRLLSRMCAAVCRRPMSCSASSRMLRLRRAAHRHGMMTAETLGRGREDGLVDRTKLLPALPGLRGQTVTSDSHNESSGPRLMPLLLIKMINKSRGKILGVLALFLVMVWYSIYREDRYIQLFYFPVQENKTTCPLGEVERKAAQLIGNYTRDHPLFLQLKDYFWVKTPSLYELPYGTKGSEEVLLRLLSITHYSLPESIQRLKCRRCAVVGNGHRLRNSSMGETINTYDVVIRLNNAPVHGYEQDVGSKTTMRLFYPESAHFNPRTENNPDTLLVLVPFKPMDFQWMEAILNDKKRVRKGFWKQPPLIWDANPEQVRILNPYYMEVTAAKLLNLPMKQPRKVKQKPTTGLLAITLALHFCDLVHIAGFGYPDSANKKQTIHYYEQITLKSMAASEHNVSHEAVAIKRMLELGLIRNLTYF
- the ST3GAL4 gene encoding CMP-N-acetylneuraminate-beta-galactosamide-alpha-2,3-sialyltransferase 4 isoform X4 yields the protein MDGQLPCFRGREDGLVDRTKLLPALPGLRGQTVTSDSHNESSGPRLMPLLLIKMINKSRGKILGVLALFLVMVWYSIYREDRYIQLFYFPVQENKTTCPLGEVERKAAQLIGNYTRDHPLFLQLKDYFWVKTPSLYELPYGTKGSEEVLLRLLSITHYSLPESIQRLKCRRCAVVGNGHRLRNSSMGETINTYDVVIRLNNAPVHGYEQDVGSKTTMRLFYPESAHFNPRTENNPDTLLVLVPFKPMDFQWMEAILNDKKRVRKGFWKQPPLIWDANPEQVRILNPYYMEVTAAKLLNLPMKQPRKVKQKPTTGLLAITLALHFCDLVHIAGFGYPDSANKKQTIHYYEQITLKSMAASEHNVSHEAVAIKRMLELGLIRNLTYF
- the ST3GAL4 gene encoding CMP-N-acetylneuraminate-beta-galactosamide-alpha-2,3-sialyltransferase 4 isoform X1, translating into MKLFLVVQSICGKPGPCGEAPSLHDRRNHLRDAQWFPSLPLAQGCIPFVKIKGALSEACLGEALHCIGSHQHLLSLLFQAGRDGERGREDGLVDRTKLLPALPGLRGQTVTSDSHNESSGPRLMPLLLIKMINKSRGKILGVLALFLVMVWYSIYREDRYIQLFYFPVQENKTTCPLGEVERKAAQLIGNYTRDHPLFLQLKDYFWVKTPSLYELPYGTKGSEEVLLRLLSITHYSLPESIQRLKCRRCAVVGNGHRLRNSSMGETINTYDVVIRLNNAPVHGYEQDVGSKTTMRLFYPESAHFNPRTENNPDTLLVLVPFKPMDFQWMEAILNDKKRVRKGFWKQPPLIWDANPEQVRILNPYYMEVTAAKLLNLPMKQPRKVKQKPTTGLLAITLALHFCDLVHIAGFGYPDSANKKQTIHYYEQITLKSMAASEHNVSHEAVAIKRMLELGLIRNLTYF
- the ST3GAL4 gene encoding CMP-N-acetylneuraminate-beta-galactosamide-alpha-2,3-sialyltransferase 4 isoform X2, with product MKLFLVVQSICGKPGPCGEAPSLHDRRNHLRDAQWFPSLPLAQGCIPFVKIKGALSEACLGEALHCIGSHQHLLSLLFQAGRDGERGREDGLVDRTKLLPALPGLRGQTVTSDSHNESSGPRLMPLLLIKMINKSRGKILGVLALFLVMVWYSIYREDSFYFPVQENKTTCPLGEVERKAAQLIGNYTRDHPLFLQLKDYFWVKTPSLYELPYGTKGSEEVLLRLLSITHYSLPESIQRLKCRRCAVVGNGHRLRNSSMGETINTYDVVIRLNNAPVHGYEQDVGSKTTMRLFYPESAHFNPRTENNPDTLLVLVPFKPMDFQWMEAILNDKKRVRKGFWKQPPLIWDANPEQVRILNPYYMEVTAAKLLNLPMKQPRKVKQKPTTGLLAITLALHFCDLVHIAGFGYPDSANKKQTIHYYEQITLKSMAASEHNVSHEAVAIKRMLELGLIRNLTYF
- the ST3GAL4 gene encoding CMP-N-acetylneuraminate-beta-galactosamide-alpha-2,3-sialyltransferase 4 isoform X6; protein product: MPLLLIKMINKSRGKILGVLALFLVMVWYSIYREDRYIQLFYFPVQENKTTCPLGEVERKAAQLIGNYTRDHPLFLQLKDYFWVKTPSLYELPYGTKGSEEVLLRLLSITHYSLPESIQRLKCRRCAVVGNGHRLRNSSMGETINTYDVVIRLNNAPVHGYEQDVGSKTTMRLFYPESAHFNPRTENNPDTLLVLVPFKPMDFQWMEAILNDKKRVRKGFWKQPPLIWDANPEQVRILNPYYMEVTAAKLLNLPMKQPRKVKQKPTTGLLAITLALHFCDLVHIAGFGYPDSANKKQTIHYYEQITLKSMAASEHNVSHEAVAIKRMLELGLIRNLTYF